From one Triticum aestivum cultivar Chinese Spring chromosome 4B, IWGSC CS RefSeq v2.1, whole genome shotgun sequence genomic stretch:
- the LOC123090798 gene encoding uncharacterized protein C6G9.01c, with the protein MATKSQKKKLSAPNPSVDAKKPKPQKPVEERETAVAAKKPKPKKQKEGKEASAKKPKEQKEVSAKKTKKQKESNEIDEIFEATKKRKLQEQEEDEEGSEGGKKPRKGKAEGASKKKSKKETGGRGWEPGHDDEVEEKRPRRRTNDGLTIYSADELGFGKADAGGTALCPFDCDCCF; encoded by the coding sequence ATGGCCACCAAGTCCCAAAAGAAGAAGCTCTCCGCCCCTAACCCCTCCGTCGACGCCAAGAAGCCCAAACCTCAGAAACCCGTCGAGGAGCGAGAGACGGCGGTGGCGGCCAAGAAGCCAAAaccgaagaagcagaaggagggcaAGGAGGCCTCTGCCAAGAAGCCGAAGGAGCAGAAGGAGGTCTCTGCCAAGAAgacgaagaagcagaaggagagcAACGAGATCGACGAGATCTTCGAGGCCACCAAGAAGCGCAAGCTgcaggagcaggaggaggatgaggaggggtCCGAGGGGGGCAAGAAGCCCAGGAAGGGCAAGGCCGAGGGGGCTagtaagaagaagagcaagaaggagACTGGGGGCAGAGGCTGGGAGCCCGGCCACGATGATGAGGTCGAGGAGAAGCGGCCGCGGCGGCGCACCAATGACGGGCTCACCATATACTCCGCCGACGAGCTCGGGTTCGGCAAGGCCGACGCCGGCGGCACCGCCCTCTGCCCCTTCGACTGCGACTGCTGCTTCTGA